Proteins from a single region of Phycisphaeraceae bacterium D3-23:
- a CDS encoding response regulator transcription factor codes for MRVLVVEDSPKMNAALKRGLEEHGFVVDACDNGHEGEELAAAEPYDAIVLDVMLPGQDGLAVCRNLRRRGVKSPVLMLTALSGTRDKVDGLDAGGDDYLVKPFEFEELAARLRALMRRSTDVDAAVLRRDGLELHLGKRVAARDGQAIKLTQKQFALLEYFMRNPDRVLTRADIGAHVWDMNLDPFSNVIDVYVSALRKKVDKPFGTRLIHTVVGAGYRFGSPMEGGA; via the coding sequence ATGCGAGTCTTAGTGGTTGAAGACAGTCCGAAGATGAACGCGGCGCTCAAGCGGGGGCTTGAGGAGCACGGGTTTGTGGTGGATGCGTGCGATAATGGGCACGAGGGCGAGGAGCTCGCCGCGGCCGAGCCGTATGACGCGATCGTGCTGGACGTGATGCTGCCCGGACAGGACGGGCTGGCGGTGTGTCGGAACCTGCGTCGGCGGGGGGTCAAGTCGCCGGTGCTGATGCTGACGGCGTTGTCGGGCACGCGCGACAAGGTCGATGGGCTCGACGCGGGCGGGGACGACTACCTTGTGAAGCCGTTCGAGTTTGAGGAGCTCGCAGCGCGGCTGCGGGCGTTGATGCGGCGGAGCACGGATGTCGACGCGGCGGTGCTGCGGCGCGACGGGCTCGAGCTGCACCTGGGCAAGCGCGTCGCCGCGCGCGACGGCCAGGCGATCAAGCTGACACAGAAGCAGTTCGCGCTGCTCGAATACTTCATGCGCAACCCCGACCGCGTGCTGACCCGCGCGGACATCGGCGCGCATGTGTGGGATATGAACCTCGACCCGTTCAGCAACGTGATCGATGTGTACGTGTCGGCCCTGCGCAAGAAGGTCGATAAGCCGTTCGGGACCCGGCTGATCCACACGGTGGTGGGCGCGGGGTATCGGTTCGGTTCGCCGATGGAAGGCGGGGCGTAG
- a CDS encoding MFS transporter, protein MEQSLSDVQKKLLFWASFLSLAAAGVGFAFRIAKMVEGYGAEFELTGQQIGNIAGSCFWPIAITMILFSLVVDKTGYKVPMLFAAALQIGSGVGTAMANSYEMLLASAILAGLGHGIIEAVINPACAAVYPKNKTKMLTILHASWPAGLVFGTLVILGSDWIVGLDWRTHALWICVPAVIYGLMYIPCKFPVDERVQAGIPFMDMLKEVGFMGMSLAAFMLVYQIGGVLSGIFGLFALPDAQTWFFGSLIAGLAIGGAFGIYVKSLGKPLFFLLCLLMIPVATAELSTDNWIKPLMTPVLAGYEINAAWAIVFSAGVMFLLRTFAGGVLKVFNPPMLMATSGVLSAVGLYWLGSNATGIAIFVAFLIYAIGQTYYWPCILGFVSERYPKGGALTLNLVSALALLSLGMIGNPILGVASDKSVYSESQEEIPQAAEVATVEAPFLWMTNDVIDPGRFAWFGAQQVAGEGEAILAGLGPIVAGNEELSTAVDEMKLGLADQASGEGFDEQLAELDISLEDLEAVKAYQLAANAAQDDEAAQAALQDALPQESRDGIAAYNEVLATHGELQTDAGRYVLKFAAIFPAILVISFAIIALYFRSIGGYKPVDLFAGHEEDAKAAGGSDL, encoded by the coding sequence ATGGAACAGTCCCTGTCCGATGTCCAGAAGAAGCTGCTGTTCTGGGCGAGCTTCTTGTCCCTCGCGGCCGCGGGTGTGGGTTTCGCGTTCCGCATCGCGAAGATGGTGGAGGGCTACGGTGCCGAGTTCGAGCTGACCGGCCAGCAGATCGGCAACATCGCCGGGTCGTGCTTCTGGCCCATCGCCATCACGATGATCCTCTTCAGTCTGGTCGTCGATAAGACCGGCTACAAGGTCCCCATGCTGTTCGCGGCCGCCCTCCAGATCGGGTCGGGCGTCGGGACCGCCATGGCGAACAGCTACGAGATGCTGCTGGCCTCGGCGATCCTCGCGGGGCTGGGCCACGGCATCATCGAGGCGGTCATCAACCCCGCCTGCGCCGCGGTCTATCCGAAAAACAAGACGAAGATGCTGACGATCCTCCACGCCTCCTGGCCCGCGGGGCTGGTGTTCGGCACGCTCGTGATCCTGGGCAGCGACTGGATCGTCGGCCTGGACTGGCGGACCCACGCGCTGTGGATCTGCGTCCCCGCCGTGATCTACGGCCTGATGTACATCCCCTGCAAGTTCCCCGTCGATGAGCGCGTGCAGGCGGGCATCCCGTTCATGGATATGCTCAAGGAAGTCGGCTTCATGGGCATGTCCCTGGCCGCGTTCATGCTCGTCTACCAGATCGGCGGCGTGCTCTCGGGCATCTTCGGGCTCTTCGCGTTGCCCGACGCGCAGACGTGGTTCTTCGGCAGTCTGATCGCGGGGCTGGCGATCGGCGGCGCGTTTGGCATCTATGTCAAATCACTGGGCAAGCCGCTGTTCTTCCTGCTCTGTCTGCTGATGATCCCGGTCGCGACGGCCGAGCTCTCGACGGACAACTGGATCAAGCCCCTCATGACCCCGGTCCTCGCGGGTTATGAAATCAACGCCGCCTGGGCCATCGTGTTCTCGGCGGGTGTGATGTTCCTGCTGCGGACGTTTGCAGGTGGCGTGCTCAAGGTCTTCAACCCCCCCATGCTCATGGCGACCAGCGGCGTGCTCTCGGCCGTCGGGCTCTACTGGCTCGGCTCGAACGCGACCGGCATCGCCATCTTCGTCGCGTTCCTGATCTACGCCATCGGGCAGACCTACTACTGGCCCTGCATCCTCGGCTTCGTGTCGGAGCGCTACCCCAAGGGCGGGGCGCTGACCCTCAACCTCGTCTCCGCACTGGCGCTGTTGTCGCTGGGCATGATCGGCAACCCGATCCTGGGCGTGGCGAGTGACAAGTCGGTTTATAGCGAAAGCCAGGAAGAGATCCCGCAGGCCGCGGAGGTCGCCACCGTGGAGGCGCCGTTCCTTTGGATGACCAACGACGTGATCGACCCCGGCCGGTTCGCATGGTTCGGTGCCCAGCAGGTGGCGGGCGAAGGCGAAGCCATCCTCGCGGGCCTTGGGCCGATCGTTGCGGGCAACGAGGAGCTTTCGACCGCCGTCGATGAGATGAAGCTGGGCCTCGCCGATCAGGCGTCGGGCGAGGGCTTTGACGAGCAGCTGGCCGAGCTGGACATCTCGCTCGAAGACCTGGAGGCGGTCAAGGCCTACCAGCTCGCCGCGAACGCGGCGCAGGATGATGAAGCTGCGCAGGCGGCGTTGCAGGATGCGTTGCCCCAGGAAAGCCGGGACGGCATCGCGGCCTACAACGAGGTGCTCGCGACGCACGGCGAGTTGCAGACCGACGCGGGGCGCTACGTGCTGAAGTTTGCGGCCATCTTCCCGGCGATCCTTGTCATCAGTTTTGCCATCATCGCGCTGTACTTCCGCAGCATCGGCGGGTACAAGCCCGTGGACCTGTTCGCGGGCCACGAGGAAGACGCCAAGGCCGCGGGGGGGTCGGACCTGTAG
- a CDS encoding HAMP domain-containing sensor histidine kinase produces the protein MGAYLRSLRFQLTAAYLLVFGLVFTAVVVVGLGVAQSSVRRELDRELQDRARQMVAALVQSGDPFTEESLGAAAQAESRTVYFRGFHVQVRSEAGDPIARSESLEGRDLPLSTPGTEWIEGEPLLETAAVEWTTGEPAESFRMATMRHESPGVEPFVVQVASDLGPVREPLDLMNRLAWSGLLVALLAAAVASWLAAGRAMSRLGQIADAVRAVGLDDLGERPIVPPTPDPEVRRLADDLNRLLARVADGLRARERFIQDVSHELKTPLSVLSSEAQVVQIRKDLSMDAREFAGSVGEEARHLSRLVESMLALARAEATGDMAQAEESSAYDAVVAAVGACQPVAREAGVLLELSLGVDRTDETHSDEAHADADVSAADDEALFFGDAELVTAMVSNLIRNAISYSPKAGGVVRVSAAHSADFITVHVEDRGPGIPPEAIGRIFDRFAQARASDSARGHGLGLSIARTVAELHGGRLSVENLAPAGCRFTVTLSAELPGQNADS, from the coding sequence GTGGGCGCCTATCTGCGTTCGCTGCGCTTCCAGCTTACGGCGGCGTACCTGCTGGTGTTTGGCCTGGTGTTTACGGCGGTCGTGGTGGTCGGTTTGGGTGTCGCGCAGTCGTCGGTGCGGCGCGAGCTCGATCGCGAGCTGCAGGACCGCGCGCGGCAGATGGTTGCGGCGCTGGTGCAGAGCGGGGACCCGTTTACTGAGGAATCGCTGGGCGCTGCGGCGCAGGCCGAGTCGCGCACGGTGTACTTCCGTGGTTTCCACGTGCAGGTTCGGTCGGAGGCGGGCGACCCGATCGCGCGGTCCGAGAGTCTGGAGGGGCGCGACCTGCCGTTGAGCACGCCGGGCACGGAATGGATCGAGGGCGAGCCGCTCTTAGAGACGGCGGCGGTCGAGTGGACGACGGGTGAGCCGGCGGAGTCGTTTCGGATGGCGACGATGCGGCATGAGTCGCCGGGCGTTGAGCCGTTTGTCGTGCAGGTGGCGTCGGACCTGGGGCCGGTGCGTGAGCCGCTGGACCTGATGAATCGCCTGGCGTGGTCGGGGCTGCTGGTGGCGCTGCTCGCGGCGGCGGTGGCGTCGTGGTTGGCGGCGGGGCGTGCGATGTCACGGCTGGGCCAGATCGCCGACGCGGTGCGCGCGGTGGGCTTGGACGATCTCGGTGAGCGGCCGATCGTCCCGCCGACGCCCGACCCGGAGGTGCGCCGCTTGGCGGACGACCTCAACCGCCTGCTCGCGCGCGTTGCGGACGGCCTTCGTGCGCGCGAGCGGTTTATCCAGGACGTGTCGCACGAGCTCAAGACGCCGCTATCGGTGCTGTCGAGCGAGGCGCAGGTCGTGCAGATCCGCAAGGACCTGTCGATGGATGCGCGCGAGTTTGCCGGGAGCGTGGGTGAGGAGGCGCGGCACCTGAGCCGGCTGGTGGAGAGTATGCTCGCGCTGGCGCGGGCCGAGGCGACGGGGGATATGGCTCAGGCCGAGGAGTCCTCGGCGTACGACGCGGTGGTCGCGGCGGTCGGCGCGTGCCAGCCGGTGGCGCGCGAGGCGGGCGTGCTGCTTGAGCTGTCGCTGGGCGTCGACCGCACCGACGAAACGCATAGCGACGAAGCACATGCCGACGCCGACGTCAGCGCGGCCGACGACGAAGCGCTCTTCTTCGGCGACGCCGAGCTCGTCACAGCCATGGTCTCGAACCTGATCCGCAACGCGATCTCGTATTCGCCCAAAGCCGGCGGGGTCGTGCGCGTGTCGGCGGCGCACAGCGCGGACTTCATTACGGTCCACGTCGAAGACCGCGGCCCGGGCATCCCGCCCGAGGCGATCGGCCGGATCTTCGACCGCTTCGCCCAGGCCCGCGCGAGCGACAGCGCCCGCGGGCACGGGCTCGGGCTCTCCATCGCGCGCACCGTCGCCGAGCTCCACGGCGGCCGACTCAGCGTCGAGAACCTCGCGCCCGCCGGCTGCCGATTCACCGTCACGCTCAGCGCGGAATTGCCGGGCCAAAACGCGGATTCTTAG
- the xylA gene encoding xylose isomerase, protein MPKRDPYAPSPDDRFTFGLWTVGNPGADPFGGPTRGRYTPAEIVDLLGEIGGVYGVNFHDNDMIPIDANEAEANQIKKDFRAALRRNKLKAPMATTNLFSDPVFKDGAFTSNDAEVRAYAIQKTMKAMLLGKEFGAKTYVFWGGREGTESDATKDPVVAVKRFRECINYLCAFSKAEKLNYKFAFEAKPNEPRGHMYMATTGNYLAFIETLDDPKMCGVNPEFAHETMAGLNFVHHVAQALEAGKLFHIDLNDQEMGRYDQDFRFASVSYKSAFFLCKLLCDYNYKGMKHFDSHAYRQADRDEVKAFAAGSMRSWKILEAKVAKFNKDRTIQSLIKQINRGEKAAAPKLAKRYSKQNAKKLMEMSLDKDKLAKRKLPYETLDQLTMELLLGVR, encoded by the coding sequence ATGCCCAAGCGCGACCCCTACGCCCCCTCGCCCGACGACCGATTCACCTTCGGCCTCTGGACCGTCGGCAACCCCGGGGCCGACCCCTTCGGCGGGCCGACGCGCGGCCGATACACGCCCGCCGAGATCGTCGACCTCCTGGGCGAAATCGGCGGGGTGTACGGCGTCAACTTCCACGACAACGACATGATCCCCATCGACGCCAACGAAGCGGAAGCCAACCAGATCAAGAAGGACTTCCGCGCCGCGCTCCGACGCAACAAACTCAAGGCCCCGATGGCGACGACCAACCTGTTCTCCGACCCCGTCTTCAAGGACGGTGCGTTTACGAGCAACGACGCCGAGGTCCGCGCCTACGCGATCCAGAAAACGATGAAGGCGATGCTGCTGGGCAAGGAGTTCGGCGCAAAAACCTATGTCTTCTGGGGCGGACGGGAGGGCACGGAGAGCGACGCGACCAAGGACCCGGTCGTCGCCGTCAAGCGGTTCCGCGAGTGCATCAATTACCTCTGCGCATTTAGCAAGGCCGAAAAGCTCAACTACAAGTTCGCCTTCGAGGCCAAGCCCAACGAGCCGCGTGGCCACATGTACATGGCCACGACAGGCAACTACCTCGCCTTCATCGAAACCCTCGACGACCCCAAGATGTGTGGCGTCAACCCCGAGTTCGCCCACGAGACCATGGCCGGGCTCAACTTCGTCCACCACGTCGCCCAGGCGCTCGAGGCCGGCAAGCTCTTCCACATCGACCTCAACGACCAGGAGATGGGCCGCTACGACCAGGACTTCCGCTTCGCGTCCGTCAGCTACAAGTCGGCGTTCTTCCTGTGCAAGCTGCTGTGCGATTACAACTACAAAGGCATGAAGCACTTCGACAGCCACGCCTACCGCCAGGCCGACCGCGACGAGGTCAAGGCCTTCGCCGCCGGCTCGATGCGCTCGTGGAAGATCCTCGAAGCCAAGGTCGCGAAGTTCAACAAGGACCGCACCATCCAGTCGCTCATCAAACAGATCAACCGCGGCGAAAAAGCCGCTGCGCCGAAACTCGCGAAGCGCTACAGCAAACAGAACGCGAAGAAGCTGATGGAAATGTCGCTGGATAAGGACAAGCTCGCGAAACGCAAGCTCCCCTACGAGACGCTGGACCAGCTCACGATGGAACTGCTGTTAGGCGTCAGATAA